A single Bacillota bacterium DNA region contains:
- the mutS gene encoding DNA mismatch repair protein MutS, producing MAETTPMMQQYFEIKKQTEDCILFYRLGDFYEMFYDDAKLASKELDLTLTGRDCGQEERAPMCGVPYHSCESYIARLVSRGYKVAICEQMEDPKLAKGLVKRDIVRIITPGTVTDNSMLDERKNNYIASICAEGEVAGIAFADVSTGALSATMLDSGGNLTQRLINELAKFNPREILLNGDANVSRELMAFISEKLEALLTPYEQRHFDYDECLEIINNKFPKDISREILDFKLVVSASGALINYLLDTQKKNLINISSIEFYKQSEYMELDAATRRNLELTETMRKGEKRGSLLGVLDRTKTSMGGRLLRRWIEQPLCSAVHINNRLTAVDALYAKDAVRDTLSENLKGVYDIERIISRVVFGTANCRDLKSLEATLSKLPAVKAAALEAQNGYLTRLADEIDDLDDIRQLIAKAIEDEPPFSVREGGLIKKGYNETVDELRMLMTDSRSLLAGIENREREETGIKNLRIAYNKVFGYFIEVTNSYLSMVPERYIRKQTLTNCERFITEELKTIEEKVLSASEHVKTLEYELFLSVRDKVMAASDRIQSAAQSLAALDVLCGFAEAARKNRYTMPEIITSGAIDIKEGRHPVVEDMLNDTMFVPNDTLLDCGDNRLAIITGPNMAGKSTYMRQVAIIVLMAQVGSFVPAKSAKIPVADKIFTRVGASDDLSTGRSTFMVEMSEVAYILKNATKNSLIIFDEIGRGTSTFDGMSIARAVLEFAADKKKLGAKTLFATHYHELTELEGQFEGVKNYNIAVKKRGDDITFLRRIVRGGADESYGIEVAKLAGVPDTVIERAKHILKDLDGGKETFTRKNIVQSEAEDDFQLNITGESQNALLKEIIDIDLNTLTPIEGMNKLYELKKRAEKIIVC from the coding sequence GTGGCAGAGACAACACCAATGATGCAGCAGTACTTCGAGATAAAAAAGCAAACTGAGGACTGTATATTATTCTATCGGCTTGGCGATTTCTATGAGATGTTTTATGACGATGCAAAATTAGCCTCTAAAGAGTTGGATTTGACACTTACTGGCCGTGACTGCGGGCAGGAAGAAAGGGCGCCGATGTGCGGCGTCCCTTATCACAGCTGTGAAAGCTATATTGCAAGGCTTGTAAGCAGAGGATATAAGGTTGCAATATGCGAGCAGATGGAAGACCCGAAACTTGCAAAAGGTCTTGTTAAACGTGATATAGTCCGCATAATAACTCCTGGAACGGTGACTGACAACAGTATGCTCGACGAGCGTAAAAATAATTATATTGCTTCCATATGTGCTGAGGGTGAAGTTGCGGGCATAGCTTTTGCAGATGTATCTACAGGTGCGCTATCCGCAACTATGCTTGACAGCGGCGGGAATCTGACCCAAAGGCTGATAAATGAGCTTGCGAAATTTAATCCGCGTGAGATACTTTTAAACGGTGACGCAAATGTAAGCCGTGAGCTTATGGCATTTATAAGCGAAAAACTTGAGGCGCTGCTGACACCGTATGAGCAGCGTCATTTTGATTATGATGAGTGTCTTGAAATAATTAATAATAAGTTTCCAAAGGATATTTCACGCGAAATTTTGGATTTCAAGCTTGTAGTATCCGCATCAGGAGCTCTTATCAATTATTTACTGGATACTCAAAAAAAAAATCTTATAAACATAAGCAGTATTGAGTTTTATAAGCAGAGCGAGTATATGGAGCTTGACGCCGCAACAAGGCGCAATCTCGAACTTACTGAGACAATGCGTAAGGGAGAGAAAAGAGGTTCGCTTTTAGGCGTCCTTGACAGGACAAAAACGTCAATGGGCGGCAGACTATTAAGAAGATGGATAGAACAGCCGCTGTGCAGCGCAGTACATATAAATAACAGGCTAACCGCTGTTGATGCTCTATATGCCAAAGATGCAGTGCGTGATACGCTTTCAGAAAATCTAAAGGGCGTATATGATATTGAACGTATTATTTCGAGAGTTGTTTTCGGAACGGCAAACTGCCGTGACCTGAAATCTCTTGAAGCAACGCTTTCTAAGCTTCCGGCGGTAAAAGCCGCGGCGCTTGAGGCTCAAAACGGTTATCTTACGCGTCTTGCCGACGAAATAGATGATCTTGATGATATTAGGCAGCTTATTGCCAAGGCAATTGAAGATGAGCCGCCGTTTTCAGTGCGTGAGGGAGGACTTATTAAAAAAGGCTATAATGAAACCGTAGATGAGCTTAGAATGCTGATGACTGACAGCCGTTCCCTGCTTGCTGGGATCGAAAACAGGGAACGTGAAGAAACAGGCATTAAAAACTTGCGCATAGCCTATAATAAAGTCTTTGGATATTTTATTGAAGTTACAAATTCATACCTTTCGATGGTTCCTGAAAGATACATAAGAAAACAGACGCTTACTAACTGTGAGCGGTTTATAACGGAAGAACTCAAAACTATCGAGGAAAAGGTTTTAAGTGCTAGCGAGCATGTAAAAACACTTGAGTATGAGCTGTTTCTTTCCGTCCGCGATAAAGTAATGGCGGCTTCCGACAGAATCCAGAGTGCGGCTCAATCTCTTGCTGCGCTTGATGTGCTTTGTGGTTTTGCCGAGGCTGCTAGAAAAAATAGGTATACAATGCCTGAAATAATAACCTCCGGGGCAATAGACATAAAGGAGGGACGTCATCCTGTTGTGGAAGATATGCTTAATGATACGATGTTCGTCCCTAACGATACACTGCTCGATTGCGGAGATAACAGGCTTGCAATAATTACGGGGCCGAATATGGCGGGCAAATCGACTTATATGCGCCAGGTTGCGATAATCGTGCTTATGGCTCAGGTTGGCAGCTTTGTTCCCGCAAAAAGCGCCAAAATTCCAGTTGCGGATAAGATTTTTACCCGTGTGGGAGCCTCTGATGATTTATCAACAGGCCGATCAACCTTTATGGTTGAAATGAGCGAGGTTGCATACATACTTAAAAATGCGACAAAAAACAGTCTGATCATATTTGACGAGATCGGACGTGGGACAAGCACATTCGATGGTATGAGCATTGCACGTGCTGTGTTGGAATTTGCAGCAGATAAAAAGAAACTTGGGGCAAAAACACTTTTTGCAACTCATTATCATGAGCTTACTGAACTTGAGGGTCAGTTTGAAGGCGTTAAAAATTACAATATCGCTGTTAAAAAACGGGGAGACGATATAACGTTTTTACGGAGAATTGTAAGGGGAGGCGCCGACGAAAGCTATGGCATCGAGGTTGCGAAGCTTGCGGGCGTGCCGGATACTGTTATTGAACGTGCAAAGCATATTCTTAAAGATCTTGACGGCGGAAAAGAAACGTTTACAAGAAAAAACATTGTACAAAGCGAAGCTGAAGATGATTTTCAGCTTAATATAACCGGGGAATCTCAAAATGCGCTTCTTAAGGAAATCATTGATATTGATCTCAATACTCTAACGCCTATCGAGGGTATGAACAAACTCTATGAATTAAAAAAGAGAGCAGAGAAAATAATTGTGTGCTAG
- the mutL gene encoding DNA mismatch repair endonuclease MutL, giving the protein MNRIQLLSKQVANLIAAGEVVDRPSSVVKELIENAIDAGSKSVTIEIKNGGSTYIRITDDGCGMNSEDAAKAFLRHATSKISRAEDLSAIKTLGFRGEALAAIASVSKTELITCEKDSTSGTRVVVEGGELKITEETGAPAGTTIIVRDLFFNTPARRKFLKKDVTESASIAGLVQNIALCNPFIQIRFIRDGRETLFSPGTGLSAAVYACFGKETSSLMLPVDFSSEGIHVTGFVGKPETARPNRNMQHFSVNSRMVKSRVLSIALEESMKHSIMVGKYPICVLNAEIDFGAVDVNVHPSKIEVKFSDERSMYDAIFFAVRETLANDNKRQEMRLPIKTSDEKTVDIQNPKNEFVQETAPKISKPSANIDISAADWSYPDISGSLKVCASEPADAAKFMLNYSSEVGKTLKPVIPDPAETGKQEEQGRIEADNTQENEEVTFCENEIKQETLAEEEKFRIAGELFNTYIIAEFDDKVLFIDKHAAQERMLYEKLKTREHTASTQALLQPVVVSLTPNELAQIAENMKFLEKLGFEAEIFGTNELLVRGVPTELSWADINGLIIDIASQLQSGKRDPRPEVYDDILHSIACKAAIKGGQHNAYEDILNLVKELLAQPDIKHCPHGRPVVLELTKSYFEKQFKRQQ; this is encoded by the coding sequence TTGAACAGGATACAGCTTTTAAGCAAACAGGTTGCTAATCTTATCGCCGCGGGAGAAGTTGTTGACCGCCCTTCCTCTGTTGTCAAGGAACTGATCGAGAATGCAATCGACGCGGGAAGCAAATCGGTCACTATTGAAATTAAGAATGGCGGTTCAACTTACATCAGGATTACGGATGACGGCTGCGGCATGAACAGCGAAGACGCGGCAAAGGCTTTTTTAAGACATGCCACAAGCAAGATTTCAAGAGCCGAGGATCTCTCTGCAATAAAGACGCTGGGATTTCGGGGAGAAGCGCTTGCGGCTATAGCATCTGTATCAAAGACTGAACTTATTACCTGTGAAAAAGATTCAACATCCGGCACACGCGTTGTGGTTGAAGGCGGAGAGCTAAAAATTACAGAGGAAACGGGCGCACCCGCCGGGACAACTATAATAGTTAGAGACTTGTTTTTCAATACGCCTGCACGCAGGAAGTTTCTAAAAAAAGATGTTACCGAATCGGCTTCTATTGCCGGCCTTGTTCAAAATATTGCGCTTTGTAATCCTTTTATACAAATCAGATTTATCAGAGATGGAAGGGAAACCTTGTTTTCACCAGGAACGGGACTGTCAGCGGCTGTTTACGCATGCTTTGGCAAGGAAACATCATCATTGATGCTTCCGGTCGATTTCAGCAGTGAAGGTATCCATGTAACAGGATTTGTAGGGAAACCCGAAACGGCTAGACCCAATCGCAATATGCAGCATTTTTCAGTCAACTCCCGTATGGTAAAATCTCGCGTGCTTTCAATTGCACTTGAAGAATCAATGAAACACAGCATAATGGTTGGAAAATATCCAATCTGTGTTTTAAATGCTGAAATAGATTTTGGTGCTGTAGACGTCAATGTGCACCCGTCAAAGATTGAGGTCAAATTTTCTGACGAGCGATCTATGTATGACGCTATATTCTTTGCGGTAAGAGAGACATTGGCAAATGATAATAAAAGGCAAGAAATGCGCCTTCCGATAAAGACATCAGATGAAAAAACGGTGGATATTCAGAATCCGAAGAATGAATTTGTTCAAGAAACAGCACCAAAAATAAGTAAGCCGTCTGCCAACATCGATATCAGCGCTGCAGATTGGAGTTATCCGGATATTTCGGGCAGCCTAAAAGTTTGCGCATCAGAGCCAGCCGACGCCGCAAAATTTATGCTTAATTATTCGTCGGAAGTAGGCAAAACGCTTAAACCTGTAATTCCTGATCCAGCAGAAACAGGAAAGCAGGAAGAACAGGGAAGAATAGAGGCCGATAATACACAGGAAAATGAAGAAGTAACGTTTTGCGAAAATGAGATCAAGCAGGAGACTCTTGCAGAAGAAGAAAAATTCAGGATTGCAGGAGAGCTTTTTAATACATATATAATAGCGGAATTTGATGATAAAGTATTATTTATAGATAAACACGCAGCTCAGGAACGTATGCTTTATGAAAAGCTAAAAACTAGAGAGCATACCGCTTCGACACAAGCGTTGCTTCAACCAGTAGTTGTAAGCCTTACGCCAAACGAGCTTGCACAAATAGCAGAAAATATGAAGTTTTTAGAGAAACTCGGTTTCGAGGCTGAAATATTCGGAACAAACGAGCTTTTGGTAAGAGGGGTGCCGACAGAACTCAGCTGGGCTGATATCAATGGCCTTATAATTGATATAGCTTCACAGCTTCAGAGTGGAAAACGCGACCCACGACCAGAGGTTTACGACGACATACTCCACTCGATAGCTTGCAAAGCCGCCATAAAGGGCGGTCAGCATAACGCATATGAAGATATTTTGAATCTAGTAAAAGAGCTGTTGGCTCAGCCCGATATCAAGCATTGCCCGCATGGAAGGCCTGTGGTTTTAGAGCTTACAAAGTCTTATTTTGAAAAACAGTTTAAGAGGCAGCAATGA
- the miaA gene encoding tRNA (adenosine(37)-N6)-dimethylallyltransferase MiaA: MSNKIPLIVVCGPTASGKTKLAVMLAKAFDTAVVSADSMQIYKGMDIGTAKPTENEMNGIPHYMIDIVYPDRRYSVSDYVSKAGQVISDIAQKGKIPILAGGTGLYIDTLVSGTRFGEIKYDEKIRGELSEFSGLELKEKLLKIDPAVADRLHENDKKRLIRALEIYFTTGVTMSEWERRSVNESPYEPLYIGLTCENRQLLYDRINIRVDTMIEQGLVDEVKNLLNKGIPLDTTAMQAIGYKEIAIALKTGGSITEAVEIVKMESRRYAKRQLTWFRRNDKIHWFFTDKENFEEIYSKSKIMVENSFLM, translated from the coding sequence ATGAGTAATAAAATACCGCTTATAGTTGTTTGCGGACCTACTGCTTCGGGGAAAACCAAACTTGCGGTGATGCTTGCGAAGGCTTTTGATACCGCGGTTGTTTCGGCAGACTCGATGCAGATATATAAAGGGATGGACATTGGGACAGCTAAACCGACTGAGAATGAAATGAACGGCATTCCACATTATATGATCGATATAGTATATCCCGATAGGCGATACAGCGTTTCGGATTATGTCAGTAAAGCGGGGCAAGTCATATCTGATATAGCACAAAAAGGTAAGATTCCGATTCTTGCCGGAGGGACAGGGTTATATATTGATACACTTGTTTCAGGTACACGTTTTGGTGAGATTAAATATGATGAAAAAATCCGGGGCGAGCTTTCAGAGTTTAGCGGCTTGGAACTTAAAGAGAAGCTTTTAAAAATAGATCCCGCCGTGGCGGACAGACTTCATGAAAACGACAAGAAACGACTGATACGGGCACTTGAGATTTATTTTACCACAGGTGTAACTATGAGTGAGTGGGAGCGGCGTTCAGTCAATGAAAGCCCATATGAGCCGCTTTATATAGGATTAACCTGCGAAAACAGGCAATTATTATATGACCGGATAAATATCAGAGTTGACACAATGATAGAACAGGGGCTTGTGGATGAGGTAAAAAATCTTTTAAATAAAGGTATTCCTCTTGACACGACGGCCATGCAGGCTATAGGATATAAAGAGATCGCAATCGCACTTAAAACTGGCGGCAGTATTACTGAAGCAGTTGAGATCGTAAAAATGGAATCACGCAGATATGCAAAACGTCAGCTTACATGGTTTAGAAGAAACGATAAGATACACTGGTTTTTTACAGATAAGGAAAACTTTGAAGAAATTTATAGTAAAAGTAAAATAATGGTAGAAAATTCCTTCTTAATGTGA
- the hfq gene encoding RNA chaperone Hfq, which translates to MKTNLNLQDIFLNQVRKEKIPVTMYLMNGVKIVGTVRGFDSFLVIVENCGMQNAVYKHAISTIIPARAVNILTGGGIGEQETA; encoded by the coding sequence ATGAAAACAAATTTAAATTTACAGGACATTTTTTTAAATCAGGTAAGAAAAGAAAAAATCCCGGTTACTATGTATTTGATGAACGGCGTTAAAATTGTCGGAACAGTACGCGGATTTGATAGTTTTTTAGTTATTGTCGAGAACTGCGGAATGCAGAATGCTGTATATAAACATGCTATCTCAACTATAATCCCAGCCCGTGCGGTTAATATACTTACAGGTGGAGGGATAGGAGAGCAGGAGACGGCTTAG
- a CDS encoding HlyD family efflux transporter periplasmic adaptor subunit: MEKRAVRLIGVVSVVLVTAYFIFQLSGFFQPDYTVQTAYMGTAYDDISANGYIIRDEMVLKQSYKGVLAVDRASGERVAKGGRIASVYSSEEELEKRLEVNKLAEKIDIYQRSLDNLSYGTSEIAEIDQKINDMYKNISSQASDGDGMKIYNEESDLSMYLNRKQAITGNEDTVKAALNSLQAEYDKKKLALSGTVSAIYASEPGCFVNTVDGLEDKLTPDVVDKLTVNDIEALPKLQFKKEDTSSVIGKLVVGYEWYFATVLNKKDLGDLKEGSAVNLRFPFALDILVPATIKSVSEDGDKCLVIISSSYVLNEINTIRNQTVQIVKSSYDGLRVPGGALRVQNNKTGVFVRRGSVIQFEPVDILVNKDQYIIIKADDSNNGVKLYDQVIVAGKNLYDGKVVN, translated from the coding sequence GTGGAAAAACGCGCGGTAAGGTTAATAGGTGTGGTGTCGGTGGTTTTAGTGACCGCGTATTTTATCTTTCAGCTCAGCGGTTTCTTTCAGCCTGATTATACTGTCCAGACGGCGTACATGGGAACTGCCTATGATGATATTTCTGCGAACGGTTATATTATTCGTGATGAAATGGTGCTCAAGCAATCATATAAGGGAGTGCTTGCAGTTGACAGGGCCAGCGGAGAAAGAGTAGCAAAGGGAGGCCGTATTGCATCTGTTTACAGCAGCGAAGAAGAACTTGAAAAAAGGCTTGAGGTTAATAAGCTTGCTGAAAAAATAGATATTTACCAGAGAAGTCTGGATAATCTTTCATATGGCACGTCGGAAATTGCGGAGATTGATCAAAAAATAAATGATATGTATAAAAACATATCTTCTCAGGCATCTGACGGAGACGGCATGAAAATATATAATGAAGAAAGCGACCTTTCTATGTATCTTAACAGAAAGCAAGCAATTACAGGCAATGAAGATACGGTGAAGGCTGCACTTAATAGTCTTCAAGCTGAATACGACAAAAAAAAGTTGGCTCTTTCTGGAACTGTAAGCGCGATATATGCTTCTGAACCCGGATGCTTTGTAAATACTGTTGACGGACTTGAGGACAAGCTTACTCCTGATGTCGTAGACAAGCTGACTGTAAATGATATTGAAGCACTTCCAAAACTTCAATTTAAAAAAGAGGATACATCTTCAGTTATAGGCAAACTTGTCGTTGGATATGAATGGTATTTTGCAACTGTTCTGAATAAAAAGGATTTAGGCGATTTGAAAGAGGGAAGTGCAGTCAATCTGCGCTTCCCATTCGCACTTGATATACTTGTTCCCGCTACTATAAAATCGGTTTCGGAAGACGGGGACAAATGTCTCGTTATAATAAGCAGTTCATATGTACTAAACGAGATTAATACTATTCGTAATCAAACCGTCCAAATCGTAAAAAGTTCATATGATGGGCTGCGTGTACCTGGCGGAGCCTTGCGAGTGCAAAATAATAAAACTGGTGTATTCGTCCGGCGCGGTTCAGTGATACAGTTTGAGCCTGTTGATATTTTGGTAAACAAGGACCAATACATCATAATAAAAGCTGATGACTCTAACAACGGTGTAAAATTATATGATCAGGTTATAGTTGCAGGTAAGAATTTATATGACGGCAAGGTGGTAAACTAG
- a CDS encoding YggS family pyridoxal phosphate-dependent enzyme produces the protein MQEKIDEIMGEIEKAAKKSGRKKEDITIVGVSKTKPAELIDEAVNLGITDIGENYVQEFCDKYPKISNTNKINFHFIGHLQRNKVKYIVDKVSLIQSVDNIALAKEIDRQSAKIGRIMDILIEVNIGGEESKSGISPDGLDKLISDISFLKNIRLCGLMAIPPLNATQDELCDYFRRMRKMFDVLRERNIPGTDIKHLSMGMSADFPLAIEAGATMVRIGTRLFGERIYI, from the coding sequence GTGCAGGAAAAAATAGATGAAATAATGGGTGAAATCGAGAAAGCGGCGAAAAAGAGCGGAAGAAAAAAAGAGGATATTACGATCGTCGGCGTGTCAAAGACGAAACCGGCAGAGCTTATCGATGAAGCTGTAAATCTAGGGATTACTGATATAGGTGAAAATTATGTGCAGGAATTTTGCGATAAATATCCTAAAATAAGTAATACTAATAAAATAAATTTTCATTTTATTGGACATTTGCAAAGAAATAAGGTAAAATATATTGTTGATAAAGTTTCTTTGATTCAGTCTGTTGACAATATTGCGCTCGCAAAGGAAATTGACAGGCAGTCCGCAAAAATCGGTCGTATAATGGATATACTAATAGAGGTAAATATTGGAGGAGAAGAGTCGAAAAGCGGTATCTCTCCGGACGGGCTGGACAAGCTGATATCCGATATTTCCTTTCTTAAAAATATACGCCTTTGCGGGCTTATGGCAATTCCGCCACTTAATGCAACACAAGACGAGCTTTGTGACTACTTTAGAAGAATGAGAAAAATGTTTGATGTTCTTCGTGAACGCAATATTCCAGGCACAGATATAAAGCATTTATCCATGGGCATGAGTGCTGATTTCCCGCTTGCTATTGAAGCGGGCGCCACCATGGTTCGCATCGGGACCAGACTGTTTGGAGAAAGAATATATATATAA